In Metopolophium dirhodum isolate CAU chromosome 7, ASM1992520v1, whole genome shotgun sequence, one genomic interval encodes:
- the LOC132948260 gene encoding polycomb group protein Psc-like, which produces MQSCKPKVTDLNPHLLCVLCGGYFVDATTVIECLHSFCRSCIVKYLERNKYCPICDVLVHKSKPLSNIRPDHTLQNIVYKLVPHLFQKEMVMRRDFYNRNKVYLPRDPMSRGVVPDDYHIFAASDAISICLYYECDKIDKKNIQEKHKRYLWCPASLTVINLKKLVYIKYELIPTDHHVEFFYQNYLLDDHLTLMDVVYMFDWKRKDPLTMTYRILKIVIEPLLNDDAAKEESILESKKDDEKSEEKQNDLLQNVVNTEIRIEELPKIDENLLVVEKIPDSKEVQLEISENGIMKVTNIHQSRETIQANVTIEPTDIVKNENPSKPGDIKEDKDDDKIKTLKVYPGSKIKKTKPKIDTIVEKIKKQGTKYKTLTSPTKHWNPSISKTSVLAKKKEINGVGKKCQKFFKSRDDKKDEDKAEDSLKRLAEVPLMKINPQTLCPILPSSPAKKPKKPVPKKNTLAHSLALLPVRPTNHNPFTNPLNPFMYGTFPNNSNGDPGDTNDFLKAMSELCPPSSAYHNSLPPSVSVLFNPLYTHHRQCQAKKTSVTVAQSPDILKLPANKNGEKSEQTEDKTNDKGNDKDECTNNNKGEEKMEVEKEKEKEKGKT; this is translated from the exons ATGCAGTCCTGTAAGCCGAAGGTCACCGACCTAAATCCACATCTACTATGCGTTCTGTGCGGTGGATACTTCGTGGACGCCACGACGGTTATCGAATGTCTGCACTCCT tttgtcgAAGTTGTATTGTCAAGTATCTCGAACGCAACAAATATTGTCCAATATGCGATGTATTAGTCCACAAATCAAAACCTTTATCCAATATCCGGCCAGACCACACCctgcaaaatattgtttacaaacTTGTCCCACATTTATTTCAAA aggAAATGGTAATGAGAAGAGACTTTTACAATCGAAACAAAGTGTATTTACCCAGGGACCCAATGAGCCGTGGTGTTGTACCTGATGACTATCATATATTTGCTGCCAGTGATGCAATCAGTATATGTCTTTATTATGAATGCGATAAAATtgacaaaaaa aaTATACAAGAAAAACATAAACGATATCTATGGTGTCCAGCATCATTAAcagttataaatttgaaaaaattagtttacattaaatatgaattaataccAACTGATCATCATGTAGAGTTTTTCtaccaaaattatttactaGATGATCACTTAACCTTAATGGATGTTGTTTACATGTTTGATTGGAAAAgg aaagaTCCACTTACAATGACTTATCGAAttcttaaaattgttattgaaccTCTATTAAATGATGACGCAGCAAAAGAAGAAAGTATACTTGAGTCTAAAAAAGATGATGAAAAGTCtgaagaaaaacaaaatgatttgcTTCAAAATGTAGTCAACACAGAAATACGCATTGAAGAACTCCCAAAAATAGATGAAAACCTACTGGTCGTTGAAAAAATTCCCGATTCCAAAGAAGTACAATTGGAAATAAGTGAAAATGGTATCATGAAAGTTACAAATATTCACCAGAGTAGAGAAACTATACAAGCTAATGTCACTATAGAACCAACtgatatagttaaaaatgaaaatccaTCTAAACCTGGGGATATAAAAGAAGACAAAGacgatgataaaataaaaactttaaaggTATATCCTGGGtcaaagataaaaaaaaccaaaccaaAAATAGACActattgttgaaaaaattaaaaaacaaggaACTAAATATAAAACGTTAACATCTCCAACAAAACACTGGAATCCAAGCATATCAAAAACTTCAGTTTTAGCCAAAAAGAAAGAAATAAATGGAGTTGGTAAAAAGTGTCaaaaatttttcaaatcaaGAGATGATAAAAAAGATGAAGATAAAGCTGAAGACAGTTTGAAGAGATTAGCTGAAGTGcctttaatgaaaataaatcctCAAACATTATGTCCAATTTTGCCTTCTTCTCCAGCTAAGAAACCCAAAAAACCtgttcctaaaaaaaatacattagctCATTCTTTGGCTCTACTACCTGTTCGACCGACCAATCATAATCCATTTACAAACCCATTGAATCCATTCATGTATGGAACATTTCCAAATAATTCAAATGGAGATCCAGGAGATACAAATGATTTTCTTAAAGCCATGTCTGAGCTATGTCCACCATCATCAGCTTATCACAATTCTTTACCACCGTCGGTCAGTGTACTTTTCAACCCCCTATACACTCATCACAGACAATGTCAGGCTAAGAAGACTTCTGTAACTGTAGCTCAATCACCCGACATACTAAAATTACCTGCCAATAAAAATGGAGAAAAATCTGAACAGACAGAAGATAAAACCAATGACAAAGGTAACGATAAAGACGagtgtactaataataataaaggtgaaGAGAAAATGGAAGTTgagaaagaaaaagaaaaagaaaagggaaaaacttaa
- the LOC132949031 gene encoding cuticle protein 7-like, whose protein sequence is MATKLMVFAALFGHLALAYPPIAHNSYDAGRHYDRAAPKPYHFEYGVKDLHTHDIKSQHELSDGHGNVRGSYRLVEPDGSTRVVEYTADHEHGFNAVVKRIDAPHYQGDYSAHTTDYHRQHNESLHPYDHSSYDKFY, encoded by the exons ATGGCTACAAAG TTGATGGTGTTTGCCGCTTTGTTCGGGCACTTGGCCCTTGCTTACCCGCCCATTGCGCACAACAGTTACGACGCCGGCCGTCACTACGACCGCGCTGCACCCAAGCCATATCATTTCGAGTACGGTGTGAAAGATCTTCACACGCACGACATCAAGAGCCAGCACGAGTTGAGCGACGGTCACGGTAACGTCAGAGGATCGTACCGTCTCGTGGAACCCGACGGTTCCACCCGCGTGGTCGAGTACACCGCCGACCACGAACACGGTTTCAACGCCGTTGTCAAGAGGATCGACGCACCCCATTACCAAGGCGACTACTCTGCACACACAACGGACTACCATCGGCAACATAACGAGTCACTCCATCCGTACGATCATTCGTCGTACGACAAGTTttactga
- the LOC132948259 gene encoding chondroitin sulfate synthase 2, translating into MLCSSARLRQNFYLIIGVTIGLLFSLIVGPLLETGCLFSISTIDSDSNSIIFNDEYEPHINLAGKPQRAQKIPQTLLRPRYYSTELGIREKLFVGILANQASVDGLAVAVNKTVTHWVDKTIFFVDAAGGHKLNVTLMKIPGIVGFTDSRNVLKPFHMVKYIADNYLDEYEFFMLIKDSTYLNANKLMNLVKRVSVSEDVYASGTVIGTNYCSLDAGILLSNSVIRKMIPNVDWCVRNAFSTSDDDNFGRCVLHSVNLPCQTSIQGQSISSYHLWEAKDLINLLNQPQQQESFNRALTVYPMPNAETMYKTHLAFCKMNLEKSNMEIDALRRSIVAESSLEPPSFRKVSWPIGSQSGSTPSTRFDVLKWEHFTETHLYLDSRISNIRPLNEAENADIHNVLNTSIEYLESKYSNSLKFDRLVNGYKRFDPSRGLDYILDLTFKDIVGNRLIQKRVEVSKLLGKVEMLSVPYVTENTRVHILLPVRTNEREDAFRFLRQYKQVCIDKKEKTMLMLVLLYDANAPGKGAVDDVFKQLKDEATSLSNAHKKDGTKVAWLSVKIPNTKLLALRDALLDFAIIDLAIRKFPPDALMMLARPKMEIRQDYLNRVRMNTIMEWQIFSALPFSEYDPNLMTYPRQATLDVNKYYGHFDPFDYDHLSFYAKDYVVTRKRAESLIPIIRADRDIHNLVTESTSHSLKVVNMTNPSVYSMFVAYSECHIFRAVESGLRLRHKQRHCELYEGKIVDHTSAALYGNCVRSRNRNSGSKGQLARLVLEYQNQLK; encoded by the exons ATGCTGTGTTCATCAGCACGTTTGCgtcaaaacttttatttaataattggtgTCACAATTGGGCTACTTTTTAGCCTTATTGTTGGCCCATTATTAGAAACTGGTTGTCTATTTTCAATATCGACTATTGACAGTGATTCaaactcaattatttttaatgatgaaTATGAACCTCATATAAATTTGGCCGGCAAACCACAGCGAGCACAAAAAATTCCACAAACTTTGTTACGTCCGAGATATTACTCAACAGAGCTTGGAATTCGAGAGAAACTATTTGTTGGAATTTTGGCCAATCAAGCATCTGTAGATGGTCTGGCGGTTGCTGTCAACAAGACTGTTACACATTGGGTGGACAAGACAATTTTTTTCGTTGATGCGGCAGGTGGACATAAGCTAAATGTAACACTAATGAAAATACCCGGTATAGTTGGTTTCACTGACAGTAGAAATGTATTGAAACCATTTCatatggtaaaatatattgCTGACAACTACTTGGACGAATATGAGTTTTTCATGTTGATTAAGGATAGTACATACTTGAATGCGAACAAGCTCATGAACTTGGTTAAAAGAGTTAGTGTCAGTGAAGATGTGTATGCTAGTGGAACTGTAATTGGTACCAACTATTGTTCATTAG ACGCTGGAATACTTTTAAGCAACTCCGTTATTCGTAAAATGATTCCAAATGTTGATTGGTGTGTACGTAATGCTTTCTCTACTTCAGATGATGATAATTTTGGTCGATGTGTACTACATTCAGTTAATCTTCCGTGTCAGACATCTATTCAA ggGCAATCTATAAGCAGCTATCATCTGTGGGAAGCTAAAGATCTTATTAATTTACTCAACCAACCACAACAACAAGAAAGTTTTAATCGTGCTTTGACTGTTTATCCAATGCCAAATGCTGAAACAATGTATAAGACTCATTTAGCATTTTGTAAAATGAATTTAGAAAAATCGAACATGGAAATTGATGCATTGAGACGTTCTATTGTGGCTGAGTCAAGTTTAGAGCCACCGAGTTTTAGAAAGGTATCTTGGCCAATTGGAAGTCAGTCTGGAAGTACTCCATCTACTCGTTTTGATGTATTGAAATGGGAACATTTTACTGAAACACATTTATATTTGGACTCTAGAATAAGCAATATAAGACCATTAAATGAAGCTGAAAATGCTGATATACAT aACGTGTTAAATACTAGCATTGAATATTTggaatcaaaatattcaaacagtTTGAAATTTGATCGTTTGGTTAATGGTTACAAACGATTTGATCCTTCAAGAggattagattatattttagatttgactTTCAAAGATATTGTTGGAAATAGATTAATACAAAAAAG AGTTGAAGTCAGCAAGTTGCTTGGTAAAGTTGAAATGTTATCAGTTCCTTATGTAACTGAAAATACTCGTGTGCATATTCTTTTACCTGTGCGTACAAATGAAAGAGAGGACGCCTTTCGCTTTCTACGGCAATATAAACAAGTTTGTATTGATAAAAAGGAAAAGACAATGCTCATGTTG GTTTTGTTGTACGATGCAAATGCCCCAGGCAAAGGTGCGGTTGATGATGTATTTAAACAGTTAAAAGATGAGGCAACATCGTTGAGTAACGCACACAAAAAAGATGGCACTAAAGTTGCATGGTTATCAGTCAAAATACCAAATACAAAATTGTTAGCTCTAAGAGATGCATTATTGGATTTCGCGATCATCGATTTAGCAATCAGAAAGTTTCCTCCGGATGCTCTAATGATGTTAGCTAGACCGAAAATGGAAATTCGTCAAGACTATTTGAATAGA gtaAGAATGAATACTATAATGGAATGGCAGATATTTAGTGCTTTGCCATTTTCTGAATATGATCCTAATCTCATGACATATCCAAGGCAAGCAACTCTAGATGTAAACAAGTATTATGGCCATTTTGATCCGTTTGACTATGATCATTTATCATTTTACGCAAAAGACTATGTTGTCA CCAGGAAACGTGCAGAATCATTAATTCCTATAATTCGAGCTGACCGCGATATACATAATTTGGTCACAGAATCAACCAGTCATTCTTTGAAAGTAGTAAATATGACTAACCCATCCGTTTATTCTATGTTTGTGGCGTATAGTGAGTGTCATATATTCAGAGCAGTAGAATCTGGTTTACGTTTGCGTCATAAACAGAGACATTGTGAATTATATGAAGGGAAAATTGTAGATCATACAAGTGCTGCTTTGTATGGCAACTGTGTAAGATCTAGAAATCGAAATTCTGGTTCCAAAGGACAATTGGCGAGACTGGTATTGGAGTATCAGAACCAATTAAAGTGA